A window of the Deltaproteobacteria bacterium HGW-Deltaproteobacteria-18 genome harbors these coding sequences:
- a CDS encoding molybdopterin-binding protein, whose translation MKTIAVEQAVGTVLCHDITRIVPGGEKGPAFRRGHVVREEDIATLLDIGKANLYVFDPADGFVHEDTAAIRLSRAAAGPGIVFSEPKEGKVTLTASHDGLLCIDVEGLMHLNDIQDVSFGTIHRHQRVKSGRVLAGTRVIPLVVPEDLMRKAEAVCADHLPIIEVKPLRPAKVGVVTTGSEIFNGRIKDGFGPLLRAKFEDLGSEVIDQVFVSDMVNMTSDAIHSLIRQGADFIAVTGGMSVDPDDQTPAAIRMTGADVVSYGAPTYPGAMFMLAYLDGVPILGLPGCVMYYKASIFDLIVPRLLAGERVTRRDIVALGHGGLCENCGTCRYPACGFGK comes from the coding sequence ATGAAGACCATCGCCGTTGAACAAGCTGTGGGAACGGTGCTATGCCACGACATCACCCGGATCGTGCCAGGCGGGGAAAAGGGACCGGCCTTCCGGCGCGGACACGTGGTACGCGAGGAGGACATCGCCACCTTGCTCGATATCGGCAAAGCCAACCTTTATGTCTTCGACCCGGCCGACGGGTTCGTGCACGAGGACACGGCCGCCATTCGCCTGTCCCGCGCCGCAGCCGGTCCGGGCATCGTCTTCAGCGAGCCTAAGGAAGGCAAGGTCACGCTAACCGCGTCCCACGACGGCCTGCTTTGTATCGATGTCGAGGGCCTCATGCACCTGAACGACATTCAGGACGTGAGCTTCGGCACCATCCACCGCCATCAGCGCGTAAAGTCCGGCCGCGTCCTTGCCGGTACGCGGGTCATCCCCCTGGTTGTGCCCGAGGATCTCATGCGAAAGGCCGAAGCCGTCTGCGCCGATCATCTGCCCATCATCGAGGTGAAGCCCCTTAGGCCGGCGAAGGTCGGGGTGGTAACCACAGGCAGCGAAATCTTCAATGGCCGCATCAAGGACGGATTCGGCCCGCTCCTGCGCGCCAAGTTCGAAGACCTGGGCAGCGAGGTCATAGACCAGGTCTTCGTCTCGGACATGGTGAACATGACCTCGGACGCCATCCACTCCCTCATCCGTCAGGGGGCCGATTTCATCGCCGTGACCGGGGGCATGTCAGTGGATCCCGACGACCAGACCCCAGCGGCCATACGCATGACCGGGGCCGATGTCGTCTCCTACGGCGCGCCGACCTACCCCGGGGCCATGTTCATGCTGGCCTATCTGGACGGCGTACCCATCCTGGGCCTGCCCGGCTGCGTCATGTACTACAAGGCCAGCATCTTCGACCTGATTGTCCCCCGCCTCCTGGCAGGAGAACGGGTCACGCGCCGCGACATCGTGGCCCTTGGCCATGGCGGACTGTGCGAAAACTGCGGCACATGTAGGTATCCGGCCTGCGGGTTCGGAAAATGA